ccttgcaggTGGCATACCTGGCTGTGGCAGAGATGAATGAAAGCATTGCCTTGAATGAAACCAGGAGCCCTGTGCCCTGGATCCAAGCCAGCAACCAGAATTATTCTCTGGAGCTCTCCTCCAAGCTCCCCATCTTTATCATCAACCCTTGGGATATTATGCTCTGCATTTCTGGGACCATCATTGCCTGTGAAAATGCGATCGTTGTGGCCATTATATTCTACACTCCCAACCTGAGAACCCCAATGTTTGTGCTTATTGGGAGCTTGGCCACAGCAGACCTACTGGCTGGAGTTGGCCTAATCCTCAATTTTGTTTTCCAGTATGTGATCCAGTCAGAAACCATCAGCCTTATTACAGTTGGCTTCCTAGTTGCCTCTTTTACTGCCTCTGTGAGTAGCTTATTAGCCATCACAGTTGATCGCTACCTTTCCCTGTACAACGCATTGACTTACTACTCTGAGAAGACTGCTCTCTGTATTCATATGATGCTGATCATCACATGGGGGGTTTCCCTCTGCTTAGGACTGCTACCTGTCTTGGGCTGGAATTGCCTAGAAGATTATTCATCGTGCAGTATTGTGAGACCCTTGACCAAAAGTAATGTGACCTTGCTGTCTGCCTCCTTCTTTGTCATCTTTATTCTCATGCTGCACCTGTACATTAAAATCTGCAAAATAGTTTGCAGGCATGCACACCAGATAGCACTCCAGCAACATTTTCTGACTGCATCTCACTATGTTGCAACCAAAAAGGGAGTCTCAACACTTGCTATAATCCTTGGGACTTTTGGAGCCAGTTGGTTACCTTTTGCTATCTACTGCGTAGTTGGAGATTCCCGCTACCCTGCTGTGTACACTTATGCCACACTTCTACCCGCTACCTACAATTCCATGATCAATCCTATCATTTATGCCTACAGAAACCAAGAAATTCAGAGGTCGATGTGGGTTCTGTTTTGTGGCTGCTTTCAATCAAAAGTGTCCTTCCGTTCAAGATCCCCCAGTGATGTCTAAGTGACTTCTTTCTCTGTGTAGTTTTGCACAAAGTGACAATATTTGACTTTTGTGAATTACAGTGCCTGGTATGAACCAGATACATGTTGTggaattgttttttggggggagatgttTAAACAGTAGCACtttatgtgtgtgtattcttGAG
Above is a window of Lacerta agilis isolate rLacAgi1 chromosome 3, rLacAgi1.pri, whole genome shotgun sequence DNA encoding:
- the GPR6 gene encoding G-protein coupled receptor 6 isoform X1, with translation MEKCKRNATQVAYLAVAEMNESIALNETRSPVPWIQASNQNYSLELSSKLPIFIINPWDIMLCISGTIIACENAIVVAIIFYTPNLRTPMFVLIGSLATADLLAGVGLILNFVFQYVIQSETISLITVGFLVASFTASVSSLLAITVDRYLSLYNALTYYSEKTALCIHMMLIITWGVSLCLGLLPVLGWNCLEDYSSCSIVRPLTKSNVTLLSASFFVIFILMLHLYIKICKIVCRHAHQIALQQHFLTASHYVATKKGVSTLAIILGTFGASWLPFAIYCVVGDSRYPAVYTYATLLPATYNSMINPIIYAYRNQEIQRSMWVLFCGCFQSKVSFRSRSPSDV
- the GPR6 gene encoding G-protein coupled receptor 6 isoform X2, with translation MNESIALNETRSPVPWIQASNQNYSLELSSKLPIFIINPWDIMLCISGTIIACENAIVVAIIFYTPNLRTPMFVLIGSLATADLLAGVGLILNFVFQYVIQSETISLITVGFLVASFTASVSSLLAITVDRYLSLYNALTYYSEKTALCIHMMLIITWGVSLCLGLLPVLGWNCLEDYSSCSIVRPLTKSNVTLLSASFFVIFILMLHLYIKICKIVCRHAHQIALQQHFLTASHYVATKKGVSTLAIILGTFGASWLPFAIYCVVGDSRYPAVYTYATLLPATYNSMINPIIYAYRNQEIQRSMWVLFCGCFQSKVSFRSRSPSDV